In one Umezawaea sp. Da 62-37 genomic region, the following are encoded:
- a CDS encoding cobalamin-independent methionine synthase II family protein gives MIIPTEPIGSIPRPDYLQDALAEFESGRGNQEALDACRDRATAETIARFEETGSPVVVDGEQSKPSFLGYPLQGLTGLAPDGAVIPFADGHTRRLPRLSGGPFRYGVRAASYVAKAKALTDKPVKQAVIAPSLLSLLYPAGGIDGYSREAFLSDLADESEADIRGCLDAGAESVQLDFTEGRLALKLDPSKGLLRDFVAINNSVLDRFSAEERSKLGVHTCPGGDQDSAHSLDVDYAELLPDLFRLNVGTFYVQLAGEPDRPRVLGLLREHSAPDQRIFVGVIDPIDPRVETPEEVRDRVVEAARYIPVERLGTCDDCGFSPFADDRSTSRDTAFAKIAARIAGTRLAAEALG, from the coding sequence GTGATCATTCCCACTGAGCCCATCGGCAGCATTCCGCGTCCGGACTACCTCCAGGACGCCTTGGCGGAGTTCGAGTCGGGGCGGGGGAACCAGGAGGCGCTGGACGCGTGTCGCGACCGCGCTACCGCCGAGACCATCGCGCGTTTCGAGGAAACCGGCTCACCGGTGGTCGTGGACGGCGAGCAGTCGAAACCGAGTTTCCTGGGCTATCCCCTGCAGGGGTTGACCGGACTGGCACCGGACGGCGCGGTCATCCCGTTCGCGGACGGCCACACCCGCCGGTTGCCGCGCCTGAGCGGCGGCCCGTTCCGCTACGGCGTGCGCGCGGCGTCCTACGTCGCCAAGGCGAAGGCGCTCACCGACAAGCCCGTCAAGCAGGCGGTGATCGCGCCGTCCCTGCTGAGCCTGCTGTACCCGGCGGGCGGCATCGACGGCTACTCCCGCGAGGCCTTCCTGAGCGACCTCGCCGACGAGAGCGAGGCGGACATCCGGGGCTGCCTGGACGCGGGCGCCGAGTCCGTCCAGCTGGACTTCACCGAGGGCAGGCTGGCGCTCAAGCTCGACCCGTCCAAGGGGCTGCTGCGCGACTTCGTCGCGATCAACAACAGCGTCCTGGACCGGTTCTCGGCGGAGGAGCGGTCGAAGCTCGGCGTGCACACGTGCCCCGGCGGCGACCAGGACTCGGCGCACAGCCTCGACGTCGACTACGCCGAGCTGCTCCCGGACCTGTTCCGGCTGAACGTCGGCACCTTCTACGTCCAGCTGGCGGGCGAACCCGACCGCCCCAGGGTGCTCGGGCTCCTCCGCGAGCACTCCGCTCCGGACCAGCGGATCTTCGTCGGCGTGATCGACCCGATCGACCCCCGCGTCGAAACCCCCGAAGAGGTGCGCGACCGGGTCGTCGAAGCGGCCCGGTACATCCCGGTGGAACGCCTGGGAACGTGCGACGACTGCGGGTTCTCGCCGTTCGCCGACGACCGCTCGACCTCGCGCGACACCGCGTTCGCCAAGATCGCGGCCAGGATCGCGGGCACCCGCCTCGCGGCCGAGGCGCTGGGCTGA
- a CDS encoding carboxymuconolactone decarboxylase family protein encodes MNEASGLTASVYQQVEGDFGLLAPPVALHAVAPTVMAACWLMLRESLIVTDRVDRGTKEAVATAVSLCNRCPYCVDVHSMTLEAWGTTVPDDPESDHEVRLVADWARGTAKATTATIPATVPAAHVPELVGVVLTFHYVNRMVNVFLPDSPLPPGLPEAARSRTLRMLGRFMRGAAHPHHAPGTSLDLLPAARLPADLGWTRENPRVADAFARAAAAIDEAGARSAPESVRALLPRMLVDWDGEAPDREVVIDAVAELPPADRPAGLIAVQTALTSSCLDLSAIAEFRGTRPDDRSLVELTSWASMSAARRIGEWTGADRRAPDPLIG; translated from the coding sequence ATGAACGAGGCCAGTGGTCTGACCGCCTCGGTGTACCAGCAGGTGGAGGGGGATTTCGGCCTGCTCGCCCCACCGGTCGCGCTGCACGCGGTCGCCCCGACCGTGATGGCCGCCTGCTGGCTCATGCTGCGGGAGTCGTTGATCGTCACCGACCGGGTGGACCGGGGCACCAAGGAAGCGGTCGCCACGGCCGTGTCGCTGTGCAACCGCTGCCCCTACTGCGTGGACGTGCACAGCATGACGCTGGAGGCGTGGGGCACCACGGTTCCCGACGACCCGGAGTCCGACCACGAGGTCCGGCTGGTCGCCGACTGGGCGCGCGGGACCGCGAAGGCCACGACCGCGACGATCCCGGCGACCGTCCCGGCCGCGCACGTCCCGGAACTGGTCGGGGTCGTGCTGACGTTCCACTACGTCAACCGGATGGTGAACGTCTTCCTGCCGGACTCCCCGCTGCCGCCCGGTCTTCCCGAGGCCGCCCGCAGCCGGACGCTGCGCATGCTCGGCCGGTTCATGCGCGGGGCCGCCCATCCCCACCACGCGCCGGGGACGTCGCTCGACCTGCTGCCCGCGGCGCGGTTGCCCGCCGACCTGGGCTGGACGCGCGAGAACCCACGGGTCGCGGACGCCTTCGCCCGCGCCGCCGCGGCGATCGACGAGGCGGGTGCGCGGTCGGCACCGGAATCGGTGCGCGCGCTGCTCCCCAGGATGCTGGTCGACTGGGACGGTGAAGCGCCGGACCGCGAGGTCGTCATCGACGCGGTCGCCGAACTGCCGCCCGCCGACCGACCCGCGGGCCTGATCGCCGTGCAGACCGCGCTCACGTCCTCCTGCTTGGACCTGTCGGCGATCGCGGAATTCCGCGGGACCCGGCCGGACGACCGGTCCCTCGTGGAGCTGACCTCCTGGGCCAGCATGTCCGCGGCCCGCCGGATCGGCGAGTGGACCGGGGCCGACCGCCGGGCGCCCGATCCGCTCATCGGGTAG
- a CDS encoding helix-turn-helix domain-containing protein yields MMKRTYIGERCTVARALEVVGERWTLLIVRDGLLGVTRFEEFHDALGIPRNVLTARLNLLVEHDVLDRVPYQARPVRYEYLLTAKGRGLAPVVRALLEWGDEHYSDDLPEPPTKVVHAGCGGRVLSRTVCENCHRPLASSDITAVRVTGG; encoded by the coding sequence ATGATGAAGAGGACGTACATTGGTGAACGATGCACCGTCGCACGCGCGTTGGAGGTGGTGGGCGAGCGGTGGACATTGTTGATAGTGCGGGACGGGCTGCTCGGCGTGACGCGTTTCGAGGAATTCCACGACGCGTTGGGCATTCCGCGCAACGTGCTCACGGCCAGGCTGAACCTCCTGGTCGAGCACGACGTGCTGGACCGGGTGCCCTACCAGGCGCGACCGGTCCGGTACGAATACCTGCTCACGGCGAAGGGGCGCGGGCTCGCGCCCGTCGTCCGCGCCCTGCTGGAGTGGGGCGACGAGCACTACTCCGACGACCTGCCGGAGCCGCCGACGAAGGTGGTGCACGCGGGCTGCGGCGGGCGGGTGCTCTCGCGGACGGTCTGCGAGAACTGCCACCGCCCGCTCGCGTCGTCCGACATCACCGCCGTCAGGGTGACCGGCGGATGA
- a CDS encoding GMC family oxidoreductase, translating to MTVESTDVLVVGSGFGGAITAYYLAAAGANVVLLERGPWLSGPDFEHDFLLGSSYTRVFDFVAGDGMSVLSGNCVGGGSVVYFAALPRAPRYAFERHGGIGRRMWPAAISRDTLDPWYDRISDAMAVEQQTWDDVSYAGGLWAAACDHAGRTANLVPVGVDRARCTNCNWMMAGCRFDAKRSLLFNYIPAAVDHGAEVRPLHEVQRVSRNDDGGYRVHYTTIDEVDYRVHTGGGEIDAKLVVLAAGAGATPVILKRSEEALGAMPHAVGRYFSGNGERLNTAVVNEDRVRDVLGLDRGDGVAYEANRIGRGPVVASWDRVDGSLPEYSRFSLEQLYFPPGLGTILAQAPGGGDSAWFGPAKKEMLSRWKSWLIIFQMIEDDNEGVFGPPPPTGNAYRISQQMLGRGVLSYDPTPNTLRAWAEADAEVKDILERDGLAEVTPWTNDLVGAYTVHPLASCRIGDDPATSALDDRHELRGHPGIFVTDGSAVPGALTVNPALTIGALAERAIPGILEAARKRGIPVSHHAPVPVVTAASAAAPRPAV from the coding sequence ATGACCGTCGAGTCAACGGACGTCCTCGTCGTCGGCAGCGGGTTCGGCGGCGCGATCACCGCCTACTACCTGGCCGCGGCCGGGGCGAACGTCGTCCTGCTCGAACGCGGCCCCTGGCTGTCGGGCCCGGACTTCGAGCACGACTTCCTGCTGGGCTCCTCCTACACCAGGGTCTTCGACTTCGTGGCGGGCGACGGCATGAGCGTGCTGTCGGGCAACTGCGTCGGCGGCGGCAGCGTCGTGTACTTCGCCGCGCTGCCCCGCGCGCCCCGGTACGCGTTCGAACGGCACGGCGGCATCGGCAGGCGGATGTGGCCCGCGGCGATCAGCCGGGACACCCTCGACCCCTGGTACGACCGGATCTCCGATGCGATGGCCGTCGAGCAGCAGACCTGGGACGACGTCTCCTACGCCGGCGGGCTGTGGGCCGCGGCGTGCGATCACGCGGGCCGCACGGCCAACCTCGTCCCGGTCGGCGTCGACCGCGCCAGGTGCACGAACTGCAACTGGATGATGGCCGGGTGCCGGTTCGACGCGAAGCGCTCGCTGCTGTTCAACTACATCCCCGCCGCGGTCGACCACGGCGCGGAGGTCCGGCCGCTGCACGAGGTGCAGCGCGTCTCGCGGAACGACGACGGCGGCTACCGCGTGCACTACACGACCATCGACGAGGTGGACTACCGGGTCCACACCGGCGGGGGCGAGATCGACGCGAAGCTCGTCGTCCTCGCCGCGGGGGCGGGCGCCACGCCGGTGATCCTGAAGCGGTCCGAGGAGGCGCTCGGCGCCATGCCGCACGCGGTCGGCCGGTACTTCTCGGGCAACGGCGAGCGGTTGAACACCGCCGTGGTCAACGAGGACCGGGTGCGGGACGTGCTGGGTCTGGACCGCGGCGACGGCGTCGCCTACGAGGCCAACCGGATCGGCCGTGGCCCGGTGGTGGCCAGTTGGGACCGGGTGGACGGGTCACTCCCGGAGTACTCCCGGTTCTCCTTGGAACAGCTGTACTTCCCGCCCGGTCTCGGCACGATCCTGGCGCAGGCGCCCGGCGGTGGCGACTCGGCCTGGTTCGGCCCGGCGAAGAAGGAGATGCTGAGCCGCTGGAAGTCCTGGCTGATCATCTTCCAGATGATCGAGGACGACAACGAGGGCGTGTTCGGCCCTCCCCCGCCGACCGGCAACGCCTACCGCATCTCCCAGCAGATGCTGGGCCGCGGCGTGCTGAGCTACGACCCGACGCCGAACACGCTGCGCGCGTGGGCGGAGGCGGACGCGGAGGTCAAGGACATCCTGGAGCGCGACGGGCTGGCCGAGGTCACGCCGTGGACCAACGACCTGGTCGGCGCGTACACGGTGCACCCGCTCGCGTCGTGCCGGATCGGCGACGACCCGGCGACGTCGGCGCTGGACGACCGGCACGAACTGCGCGGGCACCCCGGCATCTTCGTCACGGACGGTTCGGCCGTTCCAGGAGCGCTCACCGTCAACCCCGCGCTCACGATCGGCGCGCTGGCCGAGCGGGCGATCCCCGGAATCCTCGAAGCGGCGCGGAAACGCGGGATCCCCGTGAGCCACCACGCGCCGGTCCCGGTCGTCACGGCGGCGAGCGCCGCGGCGCCGCGGCCCGCGGTGTGA
- a CDS encoding DUF5987 family protein, whose translation MDADDVQTMTLEAFADTIIPGERRSPEDRAIAGAAPGPGAVQAGALELLRTEATGVTAGLAPLSLALNAHAAAYAAESALELDDDVPPFVALPYEHRAELISRLVAPGHPEKDGWVLLAMFSNMAYDSAAHVHTTDAIAAGHPGLLAMGFGEPDEDGLWRFREHSYGRALARQHPDTTPSGSPA comes from the coding sequence ATGGATGCCGACGATGTCCAGACCATGACGCTGGAGGCGTTCGCCGACACCATAATTCCTGGTGAACGGCGGTCGCCGGAGGACAGGGCGATCGCGGGCGCGGCCCCTGGGCCGGGCGCGGTCCAAGCGGGCGCCCTGGAACTGCTGCGCACCGAGGCGACCGGCGTGACGGCCGGACTCGCCCCCCTTTCCCTGGCGCTCAACGCGCACGCCGCCGCGTACGCCGCCGAATCGGCGCTGGAACTCGACGACGACGTTCCCCCGTTCGTCGCCCTGCCCTACGAGCACCGCGCCGAACTGATCAGCCGCCTGGTCGCACCGGGCCACCCGGAGAAGGACGGCTGGGTGCTGCTCGCGATGTTCAGCAACATGGCCTACGACAGCGCCGCGCACGTCCACACGACCGACGCCATCGCGGCGGGACACCCCGGTCTGCTCGCCATGGGGTTCGGCGAACCGGACGAGGACGGCCTCTGGCGGTTCCGCGAACACTCCTACGGCAGGGCGCTGGCGCGGCAGCACCCCGACACCACACCCTCCGGGAGCCCGGCATGA
- a CDS encoding helix-turn-helix transcriptional regulator: protein MDELIEKAVGRAIDVMCQKMGEQVTLDDMARAAMFSKFHFSRIFQRATGISPGRFLAAMRLQEAKRLLLCTSLTVTDISQQVGYQSVGTFSSRFRSSVGISPSTYRRLGGVSLLVCGTDTRRHPASNRPATVHGWIAVPSFPVILGKIFVGLFPDRLPQGRPVRCAVLRKAGPYEFNDVPLGTWYLLSYSAVAGRAPVVPSARDHGDGLYVGCHGPITIRPETQVRPADLRLRPMSRLDPPVLLDVGTLQVVSS from the coding sequence GTGGACGAATTGATTGAGAAAGCGGTCGGCCGCGCTATCGACGTCATGTGCCAGAAAATGGGCGAGCAGGTCACGCTGGACGACATGGCGCGGGCGGCGATGTTCAGCAAGTTCCACTTCTCCAGGATCTTCCAGCGGGCCACCGGCATCTCGCCAGGCCGCTTCCTGGCCGCGATGCGGTTGCAGGAGGCGAAGAGACTGCTGCTGTGCACGTCCCTGACCGTCACCGACATCAGCCAGCAGGTCGGCTACCAGAGCGTCGGCACCTTCAGTTCCCGCTTCCGCAGCAGCGTCGGCATCTCGCCGAGCACGTACCGGCGTCTCGGCGGCGTCTCGTTGCTGGTCTGCGGGACGGACACGCGCAGGCACCCGGCGTCGAACCGACCCGCGACCGTCCACGGCTGGATCGCCGTCCCGTCCTTCCCGGTCATCCTCGGCAAGATCTTCGTGGGTCTGTTCCCCGATCGGCTGCCGCAGGGGCGGCCGGTGCGGTGCGCGGTGCTGCGCAAGGCGGGGCCGTACGAGTTCAACGACGTCCCGCTGGGAACGTGGTACCTGCTCAGCTACTCCGCCGTCGCCGGCCGCGCGCCGGTCGTGCCCAGCGCGCGCGACCACGGCGACGGGTTGTACGTGGGCTGCCACGGACCGATCACCATCCGGCCCGAGACCCAGGTGCGCCCGGCCGACCTGAGGCTCAGGCCGATGAGCAGGCTGGACCCGCCGGTGCTGCTGGACGTCGGCACGTTGCAGGTCGTCTCCTCCTGA
- a CDS encoding DUF1702 family protein — protein MPTTLGSARRLVMTPALTEVTFERRGFPPGPADVAQHLEAIPQAVLCGFEWGIDTRSPWELERRLSLVRREHLGFAYEGATMACTILDAMRGGRGHKTRDLLDGPGRPHLFLAYIGIGFAMARLPRPLWRRVVPDLTGSAPYHPAMSWLAVDGYGFDRAYFDTRKWVDRQHVPAPYPWQGKPDYFPRAVDQGIGRALWFIHGARPDDVADAVARFDPGRHADLWSGVGLASTFAGGAAPEALRALRGLAGRYRDEVALGMVFAVKARAHAGFVPDHTEWAASALGELGVDAAVALADDTVGHDEDGPEPTYELWRRRIRAHFASLPN, from the coding sequence ATGCCGACCACGCTGGGCTCGGCGCGCAGGCTGGTGATGACGCCCGCGCTGACCGAGGTGACGTTCGAACGGCGGGGCTTCCCGCCCGGCCCGGCCGATGTCGCCCAACACCTGGAGGCGATCCCGCAGGCCGTGCTCTGCGGCTTCGAGTGGGGCATCGACACCCGCTCCCCGTGGGAGCTGGAACGCAGGCTCTCGTTGGTGCGTCGGGAACACCTCGGTTTCGCCTACGAGGGCGCGACGATGGCGTGCACGATCCTCGACGCGATGCGCGGCGGGCGCGGGCACAAGACCCGCGACCTGCTCGACGGTCCTGGGCGGCCGCACCTCTTCCTGGCCTACATCGGCATCGGGTTCGCGATGGCCCGGCTCCCCCGGCCGCTGTGGCGCCGGGTCGTCCCGGACCTGACCGGGTCCGCGCCGTACCACCCCGCGATGAGCTGGCTGGCCGTGGACGGCTACGGGTTCGACCGCGCGTACTTCGACACCCGCAAGTGGGTCGACCGGCAGCACGTCCCGGCGCCGTACCCCTGGCAGGGCAAGCCGGACTACTTCCCGCGCGCCGTCGACCAGGGGATCGGCCGCGCCCTGTGGTTCATCCACGGCGCGCGTCCCGACGACGTGGCCGACGCGGTGGCCCGGTTCGACCCCGGCAGGCACGCCGACCTGTGGAGCGGGGTCGGCCTGGCGTCGACGTTCGCGGGTGGCGCCGCGCCGGAGGCCCTGCGCGCGCTGCGCGGACTGGCCGGGCGGTACCGCGACGAGGTCGCGCTGGGCATGGTGTTCGCCGTCAAGGCGAGAGCGCACGCGGGGTTCGTCCCCGACCACACCGAGTGGGCGGCGAGCGCGCTCGGGGAGCTGGGTGTCGACGCGGCGGTGGCGCTGGCGGACGACACGGTCGGCCACGACGAGGACGGTCCCGAACCGACGTACGAGCTGTGGCGGCGCAGGATCCGGGCCCACTTCGCCTCGCTACCGAACTGA
- a CDS encoding helix-turn-helix domain-containing protein — MAPNRSYDDGCATAYALDVVGGRWGLLIARELMLGPKRFTDLRVDLPGVSPTVLAQRLREFVREGVAIRLRLPPPTPFRVYQLTEWGYGLEPVIQALGGWALRSPDPPRTPPRSVDANVLSLRVLFDPVAAWGRTIRFGLRVGERPYRVCVVDGELHLARGEVDAPDAVIDTDVPTLHAYLCRTRSLRDSLDGGDMAVRGDMAAVAELPRLFCPLRYRVPVG, encoded by the coding sequence ATGGCGCCCAACCGCTCCTACGACGACGGGTGCGCGACCGCGTACGCCCTGGACGTCGTGGGAGGGCGTTGGGGACTGCTGATCGCGCGCGAACTGATGCTCGGCCCGAAGCGCTTCACCGATCTGCGCGTCGACCTGCCGGGGGTGAGCCCGACCGTGCTCGCGCAACGCCTGCGCGAGTTCGTCCGGGAGGGTGTCGCGATCCGCCTCAGGCTGCCGCCCCCCACGCCCTTCCGGGTCTACCAGCTGACCGAGTGGGGCTACGGGCTGGAACCCGTCATCCAGGCGCTCGGCGGGTGGGCCCTGCGGTCGCCGGACCCGCCGCGCACGCCGCCGCGCAGCGTCGACGCGAACGTGCTGTCGCTGCGCGTCCTGTTCGACCCCGTGGCGGCCTGGGGGCGGACGATCAGGTTCGGGCTGCGGGTGGGCGAACGCCCGTACCGGGTGTGCGTCGTGGACGGTGAACTCCACCTGGCGAGGGGCGAGGTGGACGCGCCGGACGCGGTGATCGACACCGACGTCCCCACCCTGCACGCGTACCTGTGCCGCACCCGCTCGCTGCGCGACTCGCTCGACGGCGGGGACATGGCGGTGCGCGGGGACATGGCCGCCGTGGCGGAGCTGCCGAGGCTGTTCTGCCCCCTCCGGTACCGGGTGCCGGTCGGCTAG
- a CDS encoding ABC transporter substrate-binding protein, producing MSDRTVVEAWLADLTFPRYMDTLYARARRFEQAHPEYEIRIRGINFEDMPGAVARGVREGRAPAIAEYYYTETPNALDAVDPAGRPVFTSVSAAVGDRTEVLGERVVLDDVLPALRAQYTCYGELRSLPTVATTYLLFTNATMLKAAGVPEVPETWQDLRAACERVVAAPGGPPHAIGWANHGIPFAHAMAVQGGKIADNGNGRLAPAVGLDFTGPEMLAWVSWWRGLHKDGLYQYSGEMGDWFGTFELFAGQRLAFRMSSSNDVGATAEAAGAAGFELAVTRFPYNADVPYRGNVVAGTSLWLADGLDEPTRDGALAFMQFLANPENAAEYHKEHSFIPVTRSASALLEREGWFDRHPHDRAPECQLDEKTADGEPTAGALVGDHFKIQDLLAAAVHDMLVHDVDPLERLTAASAEAQALLDRYVAEHPSSPWRPTPAGGEESNIA from the coding sequence ATGAGTGACCGGACAGTCGTGGAAGCCTGGTTGGCGGACCTGACCTTCCCCCGCTACATGGACACGCTGTACGCGCGGGCGCGCCGGTTCGAACAGGCGCACCCCGAGTACGAGATCAGGATCCGCGGGATCAACTTCGAGGACATGCCCGGCGCGGTGGCGCGCGGCGTGCGCGAGGGCAGGGCCCCGGCGATCGCCGAGTACTACTACACCGAGACGCCGAACGCGCTCGACGCGGTCGACCCCGCCGGGCGGCCGGTGTTCACCTCGGTCTCGGCCGCGGTCGGCGACCGGACCGAGGTCCTCGGCGAGCGGGTCGTGCTCGACGACGTCCTGCCCGCGCTGCGCGCCCAGTACACCTGCTACGGCGAGCTGCGGTCCCTGCCGACGGTCGCCACCACCTACCTGCTGTTCACCAACGCCACCATGCTCAAGGCAGCGGGCGTGCCCGAGGTCCCGGAGACGTGGCAGGACCTGCGGGCGGCCTGCGAGCGGGTGGTGGCCGCGCCCGGCGGGCCGCCGCACGCGATCGGCTGGGCGAACCACGGCATCCCGTTCGCGCACGCCATGGCGGTGCAGGGCGGGAAGATCGCCGACAACGGCAACGGCAGGCTGGCGCCCGCGGTCGGGCTCGACTTCACCGGCCCGGAGATGCTGGCGTGGGTGTCGTGGTGGCGCGGGCTGCACAAGGACGGCCTGTACCAGTACTCCGGTGAGATGGGCGACTGGTTCGGCACGTTCGAGCTGTTCGCCGGGCAGCGCCTCGCCTTCCGGATGAGCTCCTCCAACGACGTCGGCGCCACCGCCGAGGCCGCCGGGGCGGCGGGTTTCGAGCTGGCCGTGACGCGCTTCCCGTACAACGCCGACGTCCCCTACCGCGGCAACGTGGTCGCGGGCACGTCGCTGTGGCTGGCCGACGGCCTCGACGAGCCGACGCGGGACGGGGCGCTGGCGTTCATGCAGTTCCTCGCCAACCCCGAGAACGCCGCCGAGTACCACAAGGAGCACAGCTTCATCCCGGTCACCCGGTCGGCGTCCGCGCTGCTGGAGCGGGAGGGCTGGTTCGACCGGCACCCGCACGACCGCGCCCCCGAGTGCCAGCTCGACGAGAAGACAGCCGACGGCGAGCCCACCGCGGGCGCCCTCGTCGGCGACCACTTCAAGATCCAGGACCTGCTCGCGGCGGCCGTGCACGACATGCTGGTGCACGACGTCGACCCGTTGGAACGGCTGACCGCGGCCTCCGCCGAGGCGCAGGCGCTGCTGGACCGGTACGTGGCCGAGCACCCGTCTTCCCCTTGGCGCCCAACGCCCGCGGGCGGTGAGGAGAGCAACATCGCGTAA
- a CDS encoding thiamine pyrophosphate-binding protein: MTRTTPGRRAARTGEGATATVADALGAALADAGVRHTFGVVGVGNVRVVAALTKAGVRYVPARHEAGAATMADAYHRVSGEVGICTVTYGPGLTNTATGLADAVKNRSAVVVVCGDPPGGRQRSIDIDQQAFATSLGAATVRVTSPADAVAAVAVALRTTVAQGRPVVLFVPVDVQAMPAGPPQQAPPAPAPVVTAPGADVGALVALLGTARRPVLLAGLGAWRADARGPIATLAELCGGLLATTLPAKGIFGPTPWSLGVVGSLSSPTAAELIGEADMILAFGASMSEWTLHGNGRGVLDPSATVVQVDLRPEQISPRTDIGIVGDARAVATALCDGLLEAGTPTSGWRRRVADRVAGSNWNRQRYTDRGTADRIDPRTLSSALAELLPEHRTLVTDGGHFIGWPARYWPVADPSGFVFTGMALQSIGLGFAGAVGAALGRSDRVVVLAVGDGGALMGLSELDTLIRTADSALVVVYDDAAYGADVHLHGDSLEVSLGTIFTDTDFGGLARSLGAEAAVVRTVRDLDVVRAWRDRGCAGTLLLDCKIVRDVIGYHMADPGRAAPSPDRPATPTEEGDAHE; this comes from the coding sequence TTGACCAGAACGACTCCCGGCCGCCGCGCGGCGAGGACCGGGGAAGGCGCGACGGCGACCGTCGCGGACGCGCTGGGCGCCGCGCTCGCCGACGCGGGTGTCCGGCACACCTTCGGCGTGGTGGGCGTGGGCAACGTGCGCGTCGTCGCCGCGTTGACGAAGGCGGGCGTGCGCTACGTCCCGGCGCGGCACGAGGCGGGCGCCGCGACCATGGCCGACGCCTACCACCGGGTCAGCGGTGAGGTCGGGATCTGCACGGTGACCTACGGTCCCGGCCTGACCAACACCGCGACCGGCCTGGCGGACGCGGTGAAGAACCGCAGCGCCGTGGTCGTGGTGTGCGGCGACCCGCCGGGTGGGCGGCAGCGGTCCATCGACATCGACCAGCAGGCGTTCGCCACCTCGCTGGGCGCCGCGACGGTCCGGGTCACCTCCCCGGCGGACGCGGTCGCGGCGGTGGCGGTGGCGTTGCGGACCACGGTGGCCCAAGGCCGCCCGGTGGTGCTGTTCGTGCCGGTGGACGTGCAGGCGATGCCCGCCGGGCCACCGCAGCAGGCACCACCCGCACCCGCGCCGGTGGTCACCGCGCCCGGCGCGGACGTCGGGGCCCTGGTGGCCCTGCTCGGCACCGCCCGCCGTCCGGTGCTGCTGGCCGGACTCGGCGCGTGGCGGGCGGACGCGCGGGGCCCGATAGCCACCCTGGCCGAGCTGTGCGGTGGCCTGCTCGCCACCACGCTGCCCGCCAAGGGGATCTTCGGGCCCACCCCGTGGTCGCTCGGCGTCGTGGGCAGCCTCTCCTCGCCCACCGCCGCCGAGCTCATCGGCGAGGCCGACATGATCCTCGCGTTCGGCGCGAGCATGAGCGAGTGGACCCTGCACGGCAACGGCCGCGGCGTGCTCGACCCGAGCGCCACCGTGGTCCAGGTCGACCTCCGGCCGGAGCAGATCTCGCCGCGCACGGACATCGGGATCGTCGGCGACGCCCGCGCCGTCGCGACGGCGCTGTGCGACGGCCTGCTCGAGGCCGGGACACCGACGTCCGGCTGGCGGCGGCGGGTCGCCGACCGGGTCGCGGGCTCGAACTGGAACCGGCAGCGCTACACCGACCGCGGCACGGCCGACCGGATCGACCCGCGCACCCTGTCCTCCGCGCTGGCCGAACTGCTGCCGGAGCACCGCACGCTGGTCACCGACGGCGGCCACTTCATCGGCTGGCCCGCCCGGTACTGGCCGGTCGCCGACCCGTCGGGCTTCGTGTTCACCGGGATGGCGCTGCAAAGCATCGGCCTCGGTTTCGCGGGCGCGGTCGGAGCCGCGCTCGGGCGGTCGGACCGCGTCGTGGTGCTGGCCGTCGGCGACGGCGGAGCGCTCATGGGACTGTCCGAATTGGACACCCTGATCCGCACGGCCGACTCGGCGCTCGTCGTCGTGTACGACGACGCCGCCTACGGCGCCGACGTCCACCTGCACGGCGACAGCCTCGAGGTCTCCCTCGGCACGATCTTCACGGACACCGACTTCGGCGGCCTGGCCAGATCGCTGGGCGCCGAGGCCGCGGTGGTGCGGACCGTGCGCGACCTCGACGTGGTCCGCGCCTGGCGCGACCGCGGCTGCGCGGGGACCCTGCTGCTCGACTGCAAGATCGTCCGCGACGTGATCGGCTACCACATGGCCGATCCGGGCAGGGCGGCCCCGAGTCCGGACCGACCGGCGACACCGACGGAGGAAGGCGACGCGCATGAGTGA